One Microplitis mediator isolate UGA2020A chromosome 3, iyMicMedi2.1, whole genome shotgun sequence DNA segment encodes these proteins:
- the LOC130666133 gene encoding ephrin type-A receptor 4-A isoform X8 translates to MLAPCNMAARLICGTCLVAFFILLCLGITTAEQVVLLDTTTEEILDWTKFPYGPQATTPGWVEESFTNFDKGINWRSYVVCDVAYNNVNNWLWTPFIERGPANRMYIEIKFTTRDCSLFPGNALSCKETFSLLYYEFDAATKEPPPWEPESYKLIGRIAAGEGRFNTNTEVIINTEVKSIPVTKKGVYFAFRDQGACISILAIKVYYISCPEVSVNFAHFPATPTGREVALIEQTIGTCVANAVEIEQPTFLCKGDGKWYLPSGGCHCKPGYQADVEKQQCTECPIGKFKHEAGSHTCEKCPAHSTAPDYGFVECRCDVGYFRAPRDPRKMPCTQPPSAPQNLTVNFVDQSTVILSWNAPYQQGGRLDTTYRVVCDACSTGVKYIPNTEIFNDTKITITGLNAVTTYRFQVFAENGVSPMAGRSEYVDITVTTEASVPSLVSNVRITNVKSSELSISWDAPITELGESDIVERYEVKVYPRFDDAINATIVQTHDLSATFKGLRPATDYAIQVRAKTTRGWGEYTPVIYKKTNHAMGLDYVGDEDNMQVRIIAGAIVAVVVLLVIIIIMTVLFLRRASDECNKKQPSDCDTLEYRNGEGLVVTYMTTPLFTPAVGVTAGPGNASGTSARSYVDPHTYEDPNQAVREFAREIDAGYITIEAIIGGGEFGDVCRGKLKLPPDGRAEIDVAIKTLKPGSADKARNDFLTEASIMGQFEHPNVIFLQGVVTKSNPVMIITEFMENGSLDTFLRANDGKFQVLQLVGMLRGISSGMQYLAEMNYVHRDLAARNVLVNAALVCKIADFGLSREIESATEGAYTTRGGKIPVRWTAPEAIAFRKFTSASDVWSMGIVCWEVMSYGERPYWNWSNQDVIKSIEKGYRLPAPMDCPEAIYQLMLDCWQKERTHRPTFANLTQTLDKLIRSPDTLRKIAQNRGTNPLAPDAIDLTQLTSVAEWLASIKMSRYADSFERAGVTTLEAAARVTVQELTALGITLVGHQKKIMNSVTALRAQMSATSQGFLV, encoded by the exons TGGGTGGAGGAATCCTTTACCAACTTCGACAAGGGTATAAACTGGCGAAGTTATGTTGTTTGCGATGTCGCTTACAACAACGTCAACAACTGGCTGTGGACACCCTTCATAGAACGTGGTCCGGCCAATCGTATGTACATTGAGATCAAGTTTACCACAAGAGACTGTTCCTTGTTCCCGGGTAATGCACTTAGTTGCAAGGAAACATTCTCCTTACTTTACTATGAGTTTGATGCGGCTACCAAAGAACCACCACCATGGGAACCCGAAAGTTACAAACTGATAG GTCGAATTGCCGCGGGCGAGGGCAGATTCAACACAAACACCGAAGTTATTATAAACACCGAAGTTAAATCAATACCAGTAACCAAGAAAGGAGTTTACTTTGCATTTCGTGATCAAGGCGCTTGCATATCAATTCTCGCGATAAAAGTATACTATATAAGTTGTCCAGAGGTATCTGTTAACTTTGCCCACTTTCCGGCAACACCAACTGGCCGTGAAGTTGCTCTTATCGAACAAACTATTGGCACGTGCGTTGCTAATGCCGTCGAAATAGAACAACCAACTTTCCTATGCAAGGGAGACGGAAAGTGGTACTTGCCATCTGGAGGATGCCACTGCAAGCCCGGTTATCAAGCTGATGTTGAGAAGCAACAGTGCACTGAGTGTCCTATTGGCAAGTTCAAGCACGAGGCTGGATCTCATACGTGTGAGAAGTGTCCTGCACATAGCACAGCTCCAGACTATGGATTCGTCGAGTGCCGTTGTGACGTTGGCTATTTCAGGGCGCCCAGGGATCCCAGAAAAATGCCATGCACTC AACCGCCGTCAGCGCCGCAGAATCTAACAGTTAATTTTGTGGATCAGTCTACTGTAATTTTATCGTGGAATGCACCTTATCAACAAGGAGGAAGACTTGATACCACTTACAGGGTTGTTTGTGATGCCTGTAGCACCGGTGTCAAGTATATTCCCAATACC gAAATTTTCAACGACACGAAGATCACCATCACCGGATTAAATGCAGTTACGACTTATCGTTTTCAAGTGTTTGCCGAGAACGGTGTATCACCAATGGCAGGTCGTTCTGAGTATGTAGATATAACCGTGACAACCGAAGCAAGTGTACCGAGTCTCGTCAGCAATGTTAGGATTACTAACGTCAAGAGTTCCGAGCTCAGCATCAGTTGGGATGCTCCCATTACTGAATTAGGCGAGAGCGATATCGTCGAACGTTACGAAg ttaAAGTTTATCCGCGTTTTGACGACGCGATAAACGCAACGATCGTCCAAACTCACGATTTGTCAGCAACCTTCAAAGGTTTACGTCCGGCAACGGATTATGCGATCCAGGTGCGAGCTAAAACAACACGTGGATGGGGTGAATATACACCGGTGATCTACAAAAAGACGAACCATGCAATGGGACTAG ACTACGTCGGGGACGAGGACAACATGCAGGTGCGCATAATCGCTGGTGCGATCGTCGCAGTGGTGGTCTTACttgtgataataattatcatgacTGTCCTGTTTCTCAGAAG AGCCTCCGATGAATGCAACAAGAAACAACCCAGTGATTGCGACACTTTGGAATACAGAAACGGCGAAG GACTAGTTGTGACCTACA TGACTACGCCACTATTCACGCCTGCAGTGGGTGTTACCGCGGGACCTGGTAATGCTAGTGGTACTAGTGCACGAAGCTACGTCGATCCACATACATACGAAGATCCTAATCAAGCGGTACGGGAATTTGCACGTGAAATAGATGCCGGTTATATAACGATCGAAGCAATAATTg gCGGCGGAGAATTTGGTGATGTATGTCgcggaaaattaaaattaccacCCGATGGACGGGCGGAGATTGATGTGGcgataaaaactttgaaaccCGGCTCGGCGGACAAAGCCCGTAATGATTTCCTAACGGAAGCTTCAATAATGGGGCAATTTGAGCACCCAAATGTGATATTCTTGCAAGGTGTAGTGACTAAAAGTAACCCAGTGATGATTATCACTGAATTTATGGAAAATGGTAGTCTAGACACTTTCCTACGTGCCAATGACGGCAAGTTCCAAGTTCTACAGCTGGTCGGTATGCTACGTGGTATATCAAGCGGTATGCAGTATCTAGCGGAAATGAATTACGTTCACCGTGATTTGGCAGCACGTAATGTACTTGTAAATGCCGCATTGGTTTGTAAAATTGCCGACTTCGGTCTCAGTCGTGAGATCGAAAGCGCCACTGAGGGAGCCTACACAACAcgg GGAGGAAAAATACCAGTACGATGGACAGCACCAGAAGCGATAGCATTCAGAAAATTCACAAGTGCATCGGATGTCTGGAGTATGGGTATCGTGTGTTGGGAAGTTATGTCGTATGGAGAGCGACCGTACTGGAACTGGTCCAATCAAGATGTAATAAAATCCATCGAGAAAGGATACAGATTACCAGCACCTATGGATTGTCCTGAGGCTATTTATCAGCTGATGCTTGACTGCTGGCAAAAGGAACGTACACACCGGCCTACCTTTGCCAATTTAACGCAGACGCTCGATAAACTCATCAGGAGTCCGGATACGCTACGGAAAATCGCTCAAAACAG GGGAACAAATCCACTGGCCCCAGATGCTATTGATCTGACCCAATTGACCTCAGTCGCTGAATGGTTGGCTTCAATCAAGATGTCACGTTACGCGGACAGTTTTGAACGAGCCGGCGTGACAACACTAGAAGCTGCCGCCCGTGTCACAGTCCAAGAATTAACGGCACTGGGGATAACCCTCGTCGGTcatcaaaagaaaataatgaacAGCGTCACTGCACTGAGAGCCCAAATGTCTGCTACGTCACAAGGTTTTCTTGTCTAA
- the LOC130666133 gene encoding ephrin type-A receptor 4-A isoform X15: MLAPCNMAARLICGTCLVAFFILLCLGITTAEQVVLLDTTTEEILDWTKFPYGPQATTPGWVEESFTNFDKGINWRSYVVCDVAYNNVNNWLWTPFIERGPANRMYIEIKFTTRDCSLFPGNALSCKETFSLLYYEFDAATKEPPPWEPESYKLIGRIAAGEGRFNTNTEVIINTEVKSIPVTKKGVYFAFRDQGACISILAIKVYYISCPEVSVNFAHFPATPTGREVALIEQTIGTCVANAVEIEQPTFLCKGDGKWYLPSGGCHCKPGYQADVEKQQCTECPIGKFKHEAGSHTCEKCPAHSTAPDYGFVECRCDVGYFRAPRDPRKMPCTQPPSAPQNLTVNFVDQSTVILSWNAPYQQGGRLDTTYRVVCDACSTGVKYIPNTEIFNDTKITITGLNAVTTYRFQVFAENGVSPMAGRSEYVDITVTTEASVPSLVSNVRITNVKSSELSISWDAPITELGESDIVERYEVKVYPRFDDAINATIVQTHDLSATFKGLRPATDYAIQVRAKTTRGWGEYTPVIYKKTNHAMGLDYVGDEDNMQVRIIAGAIVAVVVLLVIIIIMTVLFLRSRASDECNKKQPSDCDTLEYRNGEGLVVTYMHCKMDSSPIVTTHTNNKSKSSLTTPLFTPAVGVTAGPGNASGTSARSYVDPHTYEDPNQAVREFAREIDAGYITIEAIIGGGEFGDVCRGKLKLPPDGRAEIDVAIKTLKPGSADKARNDFLTEASIMGQFEHPNVIFLQGVVTKSNPVMIITEFMENGSLDTFLRANDGKFQVLQLVGMLRGISSGMQYLAEMNYVHRDLAARNVLVNAALVCKIADFGLSREIESATEGAYTTRGGKIPVRWTAPEAIAFRKFTSASDVWSMGIVCWEVMSYGERPYWNWSNQDVIKSIEKGYRLPAPMDCPEAIYQLMLDCWQKERTHRPTFANLTQTLDKLIRSPDTLRKIAQNRIKILN, from the exons TGGGTGGAGGAATCCTTTACCAACTTCGACAAGGGTATAAACTGGCGAAGTTATGTTGTTTGCGATGTCGCTTACAACAACGTCAACAACTGGCTGTGGACACCCTTCATAGAACGTGGTCCGGCCAATCGTATGTACATTGAGATCAAGTTTACCACAAGAGACTGTTCCTTGTTCCCGGGTAATGCACTTAGTTGCAAGGAAACATTCTCCTTACTTTACTATGAGTTTGATGCGGCTACCAAAGAACCACCACCATGGGAACCCGAAAGTTACAAACTGATAG GTCGAATTGCCGCGGGCGAGGGCAGATTCAACACAAACACCGAAGTTATTATAAACACCGAAGTTAAATCAATACCAGTAACCAAGAAAGGAGTTTACTTTGCATTTCGTGATCAAGGCGCTTGCATATCAATTCTCGCGATAAAAGTATACTATATAAGTTGTCCAGAGGTATCTGTTAACTTTGCCCACTTTCCGGCAACACCAACTGGCCGTGAAGTTGCTCTTATCGAACAAACTATTGGCACGTGCGTTGCTAATGCCGTCGAAATAGAACAACCAACTTTCCTATGCAAGGGAGACGGAAAGTGGTACTTGCCATCTGGAGGATGCCACTGCAAGCCCGGTTATCAAGCTGATGTTGAGAAGCAACAGTGCACTGAGTGTCCTATTGGCAAGTTCAAGCACGAGGCTGGATCTCATACGTGTGAGAAGTGTCCTGCACATAGCACAGCTCCAGACTATGGATTCGTCGAGTGCCGTTGTGACGTTGGCTATTTCAGGGCGCCCAGGGATCCCAGAAAAATGCCATGCACTC AACCGCCGTCAGCGCCGCAGAATCTAACAGTTAATTTTGTGGATCAGTCTACTGTAATTTTATCGTGGAATGCACCTTATCAACAAGGAGGAAGACTTGATACCACTTACAGGGTTGTTTGTGATGCCTGTAGCACCGGTGTCAAGTATATTCCCAATACC gAAATTTTCAACGACACGAAGATCACCATCACCGGATTAAATGCAGTTACGACTTATCGTTTTCAAGTGTTTGCCGAGAACGGTGTATCACCAATGGCAGGTCGTTCTGAGTATGTAGATATAACCGTGACAACCGAAGCAAGTGTACCGAGTCTCGTCAGCAATGTTAGGATTACTAACGTCAAGAGTTCCGAGCTCAGCATCAGTTGGGATGCTCCCATTACTGAATTAGGCGAGAGCGATATCGTCGAACGTTACGAAg ttaAAGTTTATCCGCGTTTTGACGACGCGATAAACGCAACGATCGTCCAAACTCACGATTTGTCAGCAACCTTCAAAGGTTTACGTCCGGCAACGGATTATGCGATCCAGGTGCGAGCTAAAACAACACGTGGATGGGGTGAATATACACCGGTGATCTACAAAAAGACGAACCATGCAATGGGACTAG ACTACGTCGGGGACGAGGACAACATGCAGGTGCGCATAATCGCTGGTGCGATCGTCGCAGTGGTGGTCTTACttgtgataataattatcatgacTGTCCTGTTTCTCAGAAG CAGAGCCTCCGATGAATGCAACAAGAAACAACCCAGTGATTGCGACACTTTGGAATACAGAAACGGCGAAG GACTAGTTGTGACCTACA TGCACTGCAAAATGGACAGTTCACCGATTGTGACAACTCATACCAATAACAAGAGCAAGTCCTCGC TGACTACGCCACTATTCACGCCTGCAGTGGGTGTTACCGCGGGACCTGGTAATGCTAGTGGTACTAGTGCACGAAGCTACGTCGATCCACATACATACGAAGATCCTAATCAAGCGGTACGGGAATTTGCACGTGAAATAGATGCCGGTTATATAACGATCGAAGCAATAATTg gCGGCGGAGAATTTGGTGATGTATGTCgcggaaaattaaaattaccacCCGATGGACGGGCGGAGATTGATGTGGcgataaaaactttgaaaccCGGCTCGGCGGACAAAGCCCGTAATGATTTCCTAACGGAAGCTTCAATAATGGGGCAATTTGAGCACCCAAATGTGATATTCTTGCAAGGTGTAGTGACTAAAAGTAACCCAGTGATGATTATCACTGAATTTATGGAAAATGGTAGTCTAGACACTTTCCTACGTGCCAATGACGGCAAGTTCCAAGTTCTACAGCTGGTCGGTATGCTACGTGGTATATCAAGCGGTATGCAGTATCTAGCGGAAATGAATTACGTTCACCGTGATTTGGCAGCACGTAATGTACTTGTAAATGCCGCATTGGTTTGTAAAATTGCCGACTTCGGTCTCAGTCGTGAGATCGAAAGCGCCACTGAGGGAGCCTACACAACAcgg GGAGGAAAAATACCAGTACGATGGACAGCACCAGAAGCGATAGCATTCAGAAAATTCACAAGTGCATCGGATGTCTGGAGTATGGGTATCGTGTGTTGGGAAGTTATGTCGTATGGAGAGCGACCGTACTGGAACTGGTCCAATCAAGATGTAATAAAATCCATCGAGAAAGGATACAGATTACCAGCACCTATGGATTGTCCTGAGGCTATTTATCAGCTGATGCTTGACTGCTGGCAAAAGGAACGTACACACCGGCCTACCTTTGCCAATTTAACGCAGACGCTCGATAAACTCATCAGGAGTCCGGATACGCTACGGAAAATCGCTCAAAACAG aataaaaatcCTCAATTAA
- the LOC130666133 gene encoding ephrin type-A receptor 4 isoform X3 produces the protein MLAPCNMAARLICGTCLVAFFILLCLGITTAEQVVLLDTTTEEILDWTKFPYGPQATTPGWVEESFTNFDKGINWRSYVVCDVAYNNVNNWLWTPFIERGPANRMYIEIKFTTRDCSLFPGNALSCKETFSLLYYEFDAATKEPPPWEPESYKLIGRIAAGEGRFNTNTEVIINTEVKSIPVTKKGVYFAFRDQGACISILAIKVYYISCPEVSVNFAHFPATPTGREVALIEQTIGTCVANAVEIEQPTFLCKGDGKWYLPSGGCHCKPGYQADVEKQQCTECPIGKFKHEAGSHTCEKCPAHSTAPDYGFVECRCDVGYFRAPRDPRKMPCTQPPSAPQNLTVNFVDQSTVILSWNAPYQQGGRLDTTYRVVCDACSTGVKYIPNTEIFNDTKITITGLNAVTTYRFQVFAENGVSPMAGRSEYVDITVTTEASVPSLVSNVRITNVKSSELSISWDAPITELGESDIVERYEVKVYPRFDDAINATIVQTHDLSATFKGLRPATDYAIQVRAKTTRGWGEYTPVIYKKTNHAMGLDYVGDEDNMQVRIIAGAIVAVVVLLVIIIIMTVLFLRSRASDECNKKQPSDCDTLEYRNGEGLVVTYMHCKMDSSPIVTTHTNNKSKSSLTTPLFTPAVGVTAGPGNASGTSARSYVDPHTYEDPNQAVREFAREIDAGYITIEAIIGGGEFGDVCRGKLKLPPDGRAEIDVAIKTLKPGSADKARNDFLTEASIMGQFEHPNVIFLQGVVTKSNPVMIITEFMENGSLDTFLRANDGKFQVLQLVGMLRGISSGMQYLAEMNYVHRDLAARNVLVNAALVCKIADFGLSREIESATEGAYTTRGGKIPVRWTAPEAIAFRKFTSASDVWSMGIVCWEVMSYGERPYWNWSNQDVIKSIEKGYRLPAPMDCPEAIYQLMLDCWQKERTHRPTFANLTQTLDKLIRSPDTLRKIAQNSVRPPAHNPYYVTSQSMNSGLVQGPGQFVDVSGGHQAQSSATIAVPVMPAGAGRSLHYHTHAATHALPHQSPLTYPNWVPFSHFG, from the exons TGGGTGGAGGAATCCTTTACCAACTTCGACAAGGGTATAAACTGGCGAAGTTATGTTGTTTGCGATGTCGCTTACAACAACGTCAACAACTGGCTGTGGACACCCTTCATAGAACGTGGTCCGGCCAATCGTATGTACATTGAGATCAAGTTTACCACAAGAGACTGTTCCTTGTTCCCGGGTAATGCACTTAGTTGCAAGGAAACATTCTCCTTACTTTACTATGAGTTTGATGCGGCTACCAAAGAACCACCACCATGGGAACCCGAAAGTTACAAACTGATAG GTCGAATTGCCGCGGGCGAGGGCAGATTCAACACAAACACCGAAGTTATTATAAACACCGAAGTTAAATCAATACCAGTAACCAAGAAAGGAGTTTACTTTGCATTTCGTGATCAAGGCGCTTGCATATCAATTCTCGCGATAAAAGTATACTATATAAGTTGTCCAGAGGTATCTGTTAACTTTGCCCACTTTCCGGCAACACCAACTGGCCGTGAAGTTGCTCTTATCGAACAAACTATTGGCACGTGCGTTGCTAATGCCGTCGAAATAGAACAACCAACTTTCCTATGCAAGGGAGACGGAAAGTGGTACTTGCCATCTGGAGGATGCCACTGCAAGCCCGGTTATCAAGCTGATGTTGAGAAGCAACAGTGCACTGAGTGTCCTATTGGCAAGTTCAAGCACGAGGCTGGATCTCATACGTGTGAGAAGTGTCCTGCACATAGCACAGCTCCAGACTATGGATTCGTCGAGTGCCGTTGTGACGTTGGCTATTTCAGGGCGCCCAGGGATCCCAGAAAAATGCCATGCACTC AACCGCCGTCAGCGCCGCAGAATCTAACAGTTAATTTTGTGGATCAGTCTACTGTAATTTTATCGTGGAATGCACCTTATCAACAAGGAGGAAGACTTGATACCACTTACAGGGTTGTTTGTGATGCCTGTAGCACCGGTGTCAAGTATATTCCCAATACC gAAATTTTCAACGACACGAAGATCACCATCACCGGATTAAATGCAGTTACGACTTATCGTTTTCAAGTGTTTGCCGAGAACGGTGTATCACCAATGGCAGGTCGTTCTGAGTATGTAGATATAACCGTGACAACCGAAGCAAGTGTACCGAGTCTCGTCAGCAATGTTAGGATTACTAACGTCAAGAGTTCCGAGCTCAGCATCAGTTGGGATGCTCCCATTACTGAATTAGGCGAGAGCGATATCGTCGAACGTTACGAAg ttaAAGTTTATCCGCGTTTTGACGACGCGATAAACGCAACGATCGTCCAAACTCACGATTTGTCAGCAACCTTCAAAGGTTTACGTCCGGCAACGGATTATGCGATCCAGGTGCGAGCTAAAACAACACGTGGATGGGGTGAATATACACCGGTGATCTACAAAAAGACGAACCATGCAATGGGACTAG ACTACGTCGGGGACGAGGACAACATGCAGGTGCGCATAATCGCTGGTGCGATCGTCGCAGTGGTGGTCTTACttgtgataataattatcatgacTGTCCTGTTTCTCAGAAG CAGAGCCTCCGATGAATGCAACAAGAAACAACCCAGTGATTGCGACACTTTGGAATACAGAAACGGCGAAG GACTAGTTGTGACCTACA TGCACTGCAAAATGGACAGTTCACCGATTGTGACAACTCATACCAATAACAAGAGCAAGTCCTCGC TGACTACGCCACTATTCACGCCTGCAGTGGGTGTTACCGCGGGACCTGGTAATGCTAGTGGTACTAGTGCACGAAGCTACGTCGATCCACATACATACGAAGATCCTAATCAAGCGGTACGGGAATTTGCACGTGAAATAGATGCCGGTTATATAACGATCGAAGCAATAATTg gCGGCGGAGAATTTGGTGATGTATGTCgcggaaaattaaaattaccacCCGATGGACGGGCGGAGATTGATGTGGcgataaaaactttgaaaccCGGCTCGGCGGACAAAGCCCGTAATGATTTCCTAACGGAAGCTTCAATAATGGGGCAATTTGAGCACCCAAATGTGATATTCTTGCAAGGTGTAGTGACTAAAAGTAACCCAGTGATGATTATCACTGAATTTATGGAAAATGGTAGTCTAGACACTTTCCTACGTGCCAATGACGGCAAGTTCCAAGTTCTACAGCTGGTCGGTATGCTACGTGGTATATCAAGCGGTATGCAGTATCTAGCGGAAATGAATTACGTTCACCGTGATTTGGCAGCACGTAATGTACTTGTAAATGCCGCATTGGTTTGTAAAATTGCCGACTTCGGTCTCAGTCGTGAGATCGAAAGCGCCACTGAGGGAGCCTACACAACAcgg GGAGGAAAAATACCAGTACGATGGACAGCACCAGAAGCGATAGCATTCAGAAAATTCACAAGTGCATCGGATGTCTGGAGTATGGGTATCGTGTGTTGGGAAGTTATGTCGTATGGAGAGCGACCGTACTGGAACTGGTCCAATCAAGATGTAATAAAATCCATCGAGAAAGGATACAGATTACCAGCACCTATGGATTGTCCTGAGGCTATTTATCAGCTGATGCTTGACTGCTGGCAAAAGGAACGTACACACCGGCCTACCTTTGCCAATTTAACGCAGACGCTCGATAAACTCATCAGGAGTCCGGATACGCTACGGAAAATCGCTCAAAACAG TGTGAGGCCGCCAGCACACAATCCTTATTACGTGACAAGCCAATCAATGAATTCTGGTTTAGTCCAAGGTCCAGGACAATTCGTTGATGTATCTGGGGGTCATCAGGCCCAATCATCAGCAACGATTGCCGTTCCAGTAATGCCAGCGGGAGCCGGACGTAGTCTACACTATCACACACATGCAGCAACACATGCATTACCACATCAGTCACCATTAACTTATCCCAATTGGGTTCCCTTTTCCCATTTTGGCTGA